A single genomic interval of Chryseobacterium paludis harbors:
- a CDS encoding helix-turn-helix domain-containing protein, with translation MNIDKIEFIAWMERIMTRFDLLSEKIKENKNDLNSIDGEQLLDNQDVLQLLKISSRSLQRYRSDKKLPYYTISGKLYYKLSDVHQLIRDSFSKSY, from the coding sequence ATGAATATTGATAAAATAGAATTTATTGCATGGATGGAGAGGATTATGACAAGGTTTGATCTGCTCAGTGAGAAAATAAAAGAAAATAAAAACGATTTAAACAGTATTGATGGCGAACAGCTGCTCGACAACCAGGATGTTTTACAGCTATTGAAAATTAGTTCCAGATCACTACAGCGTTACCGATCGGATAAAAAATTACCATATTATACGATAAGTGGAAAGTTATATTACAAGCTTTCTGATGTGCATCAATTGATTAGAGATAGTTTTAGTAAATCATACTAA
- a CDS encoding DUF4142 domain-containing protein gives MKNSILALLATVAIVACKKQETKTDNYSTDSTATAFPVDSAKTDGDSALISSDSTAVSSANSAANSLSDQDKKFADGAARGGLMEVMMGELASTNASNKSIKSLGEMMVKDHRSVNEELKKWASAKGYNLPTALDTEKQKLYDDLKAKKGVEFDQAYGDLMVEDHKKDIAEFKKESSDGKEASLKSFASKTLPTLEHHLMESEKAKAAVKK, from the coding sequence ATGAAAAATTCAATCTTAGCCCTTTTAGCAACCGTTGCAATAGTGGCATGCAAAAAACAAGAAACAAAAACTGATAACTATTCCACAGACAGTACTGCTACTGCATTTCCTGTTGATTCTGCAAAAACTGACGGGGATTCTGCATTAATAAGTAGTGATTCTACTGCAGTATCGAGTGCTAACAGTGCAGCAAATTCTCTAAGTGACCAGGACAAGAAATTTGCAGATGGAGCAGCAAGGGGCGGGCTGATGGAAGTTATGATGGGAGAGCTTGCATCTACTAATGCATCTAATAAAAGTATTAAATCGTTGGGAGAAATGATGGTCAAAGATCACAGGAGTGTCAATGAGGAACTCAAAAAATGGGCATCAGCAAAAGGGTACAACCTGCCTACCGCATTGGATACTGAAAAACAGAAGTTATATGATGATCTAAAAGCAAAAAAGGGAGTTGAATTTGATCAAGCGTATGGTGATCTTATGGTTGAGGATCATAAAAAAGATATAGCAGAATTCAAAAAAGAATCTTCTGACGGAAAAGAGGCTTCCTTGAAATCATTTGCGAGCAAAACCCTGCCCACTTTGGAGCACCATTTAATGGAGTCTGAAAAGGCAAAGGCAGCGGTGAAAAAATAA
- the chrA gene encoding chromate efflux transporter → MQQIIDEKQVPIPSFSEAVKFWFILGWISFGGTTGHITIMHSFLVDKKKWISNSKFYHALNACMILPGPEAHQLAIYIGWKLHGIKGGIVAGLFFILPSMCILLGLSLTYALYGNTPLLTAVFNGLKPAVLAIILFATWKVSQKSLLTTFHFFIAAMAFLLSYFAHVSMPFLLLGIIILGIVVYLIFPKFLIPNSRNKENNKLDVENEYFINSNQAIPKISAKRITKQFLAFTILWLIPFLYVSNFLIDPTFWQDSSILFTKAAFLTIGGSYTVIPYVANLVTNKLMWMSKAQMIDGFALAETTPGPLVIVLSYIGFMTGYNHFGGSLAMGSIGLFIASYFTFLPNFILIFIGAPLIEKTQENKMIKSVLSLITAAVVGVILNLAFYLGEEILFNGHATGLTILNWKSFLWVIISLVLLHKLKLNMIYLVLISLLVGLLFGLFTVNSFWNF, encoded by the coding sequence ATGCAACAAATCATAGACGAAAAACAAGTCCCAATACCCTCTTTTTCTGAAGCAGTAAAATTTTGGTTCATCCTGGGATGGATAAGCTTTGGAGGGACAACCGGCCATATTACGATAATGCATTCCTTTTTAGTGGATAAAAAAAAATGGATCAGCAATAGCAAATTCTATCACGCGCTTAATGCCTGCATGATCCTACCAGGTCCAGAAGCTCATCAGCTAGCCATTTACATAGGCTGGAAACTCCATGGCATAAAAGGCGGTATTGTAGCCGGCTTATTTTTCATACTGCCGTCCATGTGTATACTGCTTGGACTGAGTTTAACATATGCGCTTTACGGAAATACACCCTTGCTGACCGCCGTCTTCAATGGATTAAAGCCTGCTGTTTTGGCTATAATTTTATTTGCTACCTGGAAAGTAAGCCAGAAATCACTGTTAACAACTTTCCATTTCTTTATTGCCGCAATGGCTTTTTTACTGTCTTATTTCGCTCATGTTTCAATGCCTTTTCTCTTATTGGGGATTATTATCTTAGGCATTGTGGTTTACCTTATTTTTCCAAAATTCTTGATTCCGAATTCACGAAATAAAGAAAACAATAAGCTGGATGTGGAAAACGAATATTTTATAAATTCTAATCAGGCTATCCCAAAAATATCTGCAAAGAGAATTACCAAGCAATTCTTGGCTTTTACCATCTTATGGTTAATCCCTTTTTTATATGTTTCTAATTTTCTGATTGATCCGACGTTTTGGCAAGACTCATCTATTTTATTTACAAAAGCAGCTTTCTTAACTATTGGCGGATCCTATACCGTTATCCCGTATGTTGCTAATCTGGTAACAAATAAATTGATGTGGATGAGTAAAGCCCAGATGATAGATGGTTTTGCCTTAGCTGAAACGACACCTGGACCATTGGTCATAGTATTATCCTACATTGGATTCATGACTGGATATAATCATTTTGGGGGCTCTTTGGCCATGGGGTCAATAGGATTATTCATCGCCTCTTATTTTACTTTTTTACCCAACTTTATTCTCATCTTTATTGGAGCGCCTTTGATAGAAAAAACGCAGGAAAATAAAATGATCAAAAGCGTATTATCTTTAATTACGGCAGCAGTGGTCGGTGTTATCCTCAACTTAGCTTTTTATCTGGGTGAAGAAATTTTATTTAACGGCCATGCGACTGGTTTAACCATCTTAAATTGGAAGTCATTTCTTTGGGTCATTATCTCATTGGTCCTGCTGCACAAACTAAAACTCAATATGATTTACTTAGTGCTGATCAGTTTATTGGTCGGTTTATTGTTTGGTTTATTCACAGTAAATAGCTTTTGGAATTTTTAA
- a CDS encoding histone H1 has protein sequence MKELIEKINAEFEAFSSEANQQLEKGNKAAGTRARKSALELSKLFKDFRKVSVEESKK, from the coding sequence ATGAAAGAACTTATCGAAAAGATCAATGCAGAATTTGAAGCATTTTCATCTGAAGCAAACCAACAATTAGAAAAAGGGAACAAGGCTGCCGGTACAAGAGCAAGGAAATCAGCCTTGGAACTAAGTAAACTATTCAAAGACTTCAGAAAAGTGTCCGTTGAGGAGTCAAAAAAATAA
- a CDS encoding class I SAM-dependent methyltransferase, with product MNSKHLISRNIELFYNQASEETRLNKGMGIFEFERIKVLIEKYLHAASSKIIDIGGGTGKYSEWLAEKGHEVHLVEPVTKHIKIARNRNNKLKNKFSIHQEEARKLPFPNNFADLIILHGPLYHLQSEKERSFAILEAKRVLKNNGVILGFAINYTASTLAGLLSGLIHKKTFFEMCREELTNGIHHQPVDFPWILAEAYYHKPKQLEDEFLNHELHYLNTYAVEGMAWLDKDYFSSMLDKRKSETLTELIKITENDKYLLSFSPHMMIAVQKK from the coding sequence ATGAACAGTAAACATCTTATCAGCAGAAACATAGAACTTTTTTACAATCAAGCATCGGAAGAAACAAGACTCAATAAAGGAATGGGCATATTTGAATTTGAAAGGATAAAAGTTCTGATCGAAAAATATCTCCACGCAGCCTCATCAAAAATAATAGACATCGGCGGCGGTACGGGTAAATACTCGGAATGGCTTGCCGAGAAGGGACATGAAGTCCATTTAGTAGAACCTGTTACAAAACATATAAAAATTGCCCGAAATCGTAATAATAAATTGAAAAATAAATTTTCCATTCATCAGGAAGAAGCCAGGAAATTACCATTTCCAAATAATTTCGCAGACCTGATCATTTTACATGGTCCTTTATATCATCTTCAGAGTGAGAAAGAGAGGTCTTTTGCCATTTTGGAAGCCAAGCGCGTTCTTAAAAATAACGGAGTCATCCTAGGCTTTGCCATCAATTACACCGCGTCCACTTTGGCCGGCCTTTTAAGCGGATTAATTCACAAGAAGACGTTTTTTGAAATGTGCCGGGAAGAATTAACTAATGGCATACATCACCAGCCTGTCGATTTTCCGTGGATCCTTGCAGAAGCTTATTACCACAAACCCAAACAGCTGGAAGATGAGTTTTTGAATCACGAACTGCATTACCTCAATACATACGCAGTAGAAGGTATGGCCTGGCTCGATAAAGATTATTTCAGCAGTATGCTTGATAAAAGGAAAAGCGAAACTTTGACAGAACTGATAAAAATTACAGAAAACGACAAGTATCTCTTGTCATTCAGCCCGCATATGATGATAGCGGTACAAAAAAAGTAA
- a CDS encoding helix-turn-helix domain-containing protein: protein MMTSKLAHYRRKTGLSQEQLAAVSGVSARTIQRIESGRVEAHPATLKMLADALKVQTEELTVDEKLPSFIETKNEDKTKPLFHMFALIGLCFPVFNIILPALFWFFKKDESVVYDLEGKSVVNFQITMSILLVSSVILMIFIFPVGFPLVVVVYFYTFFMSVVNVFKSLNKRTTYYPLTFLFLK from the coding sequence ATGATGACTTCCAAATTGGCACATTACAGGCGTAAAACAGGATTAAGCCAGGAACAGCTTGCAGCCGTTTCGGGCGTGAGTGCCAGGACTATACAGCGCATCGAAAGCGGCAGGGTTGAAGCTCATCCGGCAACCTTGAAAATGCTGGCAGATGCACTCAAAGTACAGACCGAAGAGTTGACAGTCGATGAAAAGCTGCCATCTTTCATTGAAACTAAAAATGAAGATAAGACCAAACCTCTTTTTCATATGTTTGCTTTGATCGGACTTTGTTTCCCTGTTTTCAATATTATCCTTCCCGCGCTTTTTTGGTTCTTCAAAAAAGACGAATCTGTGGTTTATGACCTTGAAGGGAAGTCGGTGGTCAACTTTCAGATCACGATGTCAATCTTATTGGTATCATCGGTTATTTTAATGATCTTTATTTTTCCTGTTGGATTCCCTTTGGTAGTTGTCGTCTACTTTTATACATTTTTTATGTCTGTGGTCAATGTTTTCAAGAGCTTAAATAAACGGACAACATATTATCCCTTGACCTTTCTATTTTTGAAATAA
- a CDS encoding serine hydrolase domain-containing protein, which yields MKKILMLTFCIWILPLLAQKTIQARHLDGKKIDALILEQRLERLVDSARISGLQVVIVNGNKIVYSSSFGFKDVENKQKLNDSTVMYAASLTKPVSAYIFMRLMEKGIFSLDQPVYKYLKKPIGEYPKWKDLADDSTAFNRITPRMLLSHSSGLPVLRQLYDNKVNLIAEPGKKFYYSNEGINLLGFMIEEFTGRKLEDIAKEEVFEPFQMRHTSMIWEKSFENNFSYAYFKDGSKYGSERRESSRAAGSMSTTANDYARFIINLMQKKGLSGSGYRQMLMPQIMVKSSRGFGPLKDSITNKNDGVQLAWGLGVGLFKSPFGNAFFHTGHGEANQNYAVAYPKAGTAVIIFSNSENFEKNNAQILKLCIGDAYSPLRWLGHLD from the coding sequence ATGAAAAAAATATTGATGCTTACATTTTGTATTTGGATTCTGCCACTATTAGCTCAGAAAACGATTCAGGCCAGACACCTTGACGGAAAAAAAATCGATGCTTTGATTTTAGAACAGCGTCTAGAACGTTTAGTCGATAGTGCCAGGATTTCTGGTCTGCAAGTTGTAATTGTTAACGGGAACAAAATAGTCTATTCATCCAGCTTTGGTTTTAAGGATGTTGAAAATAAACAGAAGTTGAATGACAGTACAGTAATGTATGCAGCCTCACTTACCAAACCCGTGAGTGCATATATCTTTATGCGTTTAATGGAAAAAGGAATATTCAGCCTTGACCAGCCCGTATATAAATACTTGAAAAAACCGATAGGCGAGTATCCTAAATGGAAAGACCTGGCGGATGACTCCACAGCTTTCAATAGGATTACGCCAAGAATGTTATTAAGCCACAGCTCGGGACTTCCTGTTCTGCGGCAGTTATACGATAATAAAGTGAACCTTATTGCGGAGCCTGGAAAAAAATTCTATTATTCCAATGAAGGGATCAACCTGTTGGGATTTATGATAGAGGAATTTACAGGAAGGAAACTTGAAGATATTGCAAAGGAAGAAGTTTTCGAACCGTTTCAGATGAGACATACAAGTATGATCTGGGAAAAGTCCTTCGAAAATAATTTTTCTTATGCTTATTTCAAAGACGGAAGCAAATACGGCTCAGAAAGACGGGAAAGCAGCCGTGCTGCAGGTTCAATGTCGACCACAGCAAATGACTATGCCCGGTTTATCATTAATCTGATGCAAAAGAAAGGCTTATCTGGCTCAGGCTACCGACAGATGCTTATGCCCCAGATTATGGTAAAGAGCAGTCGTGGTTTCGGACCTTTGAAGGATAGTATTACCAATAAGAATGATGGTGTTCAGCTAGCTTGGGGATTGGGCGTAGGATTGTTCAAATCACCTTTTGGTAATGCATTTTTCCATACAGGTCATGGCGAAGCCAATCAGAATTATGCGGTAGCTTATCCTAAAGCAGGTACTGCTGTTATCATTTTCAGTAACAGTGAAAATTTTGAAAAGAACAACGCACAGATCTTAAAGTTGTGCATAGGGGATGCGTATTCTCCTCTGAGATGGCTGGGGCATCTGGATTAA
- a CDS encoding YebY family protein, whose product MKNFTLFSVLLLILSCSAPSQKNTLTFTKQDYIGEWPFSVNEIEVYCSGYKEIYGRTNDGKIYALNGSAKGASHNDPSISKVEEIWLDDPKWAGLKISYGDFITQGLTICENK is encoded by the coding sequence ATGAAAAACTTCACTCTATTTTCAGTCTTACTTTTAATTTTATCCTGCAGTGCACCTTCTCAAAAAAATACACTTACATTCACCAAACAGGATTACATTGGGGAGTGGCCCTTCTCTGTCAATGAAATAGAAGTCTATTGTTCTGGATATAAAGAGATCTATGGAAGGACAAACGATGGTAAGATCTACGCCCTCAATGGATCAGCGAAAGGAGCCTCTCATAATGATCCATCTATCAGCAAGGTTGAGGAGATATGGCTGGATGACCCGAAATGGGCTGGCCTGAAGATTTCCTATGGGGACTTTATAACGCAAGGGCTGACCATCTGTGAGAATAAATAA
- a CDS encoding exodeoxyribonuclease VII large subunit: MEDNEVSYPVYSPASVIGIFSNALKLNATVNLIYLKGRYAFGGGKPYGNYYYDLLFSEGDHTSIGIRISSLLRSKITNNEIYTLRGFIEKSIKNSSIELRFVVDEIVQQEERSISEEELQKYTLIQKKLEVGSKDLETLIRDKMLKDEKIKVANIYGNNAIVQKDFSEGLDVSSPYFDIDNYSCNITSPTAIIARLKEISALDHDIVALVRGGGDRQSMETFNDLTLSELFIEMKPVTVTAIGHTVDETLLDKLADKRFHLPHDYGAGLHTIAEKLSHERSNSRALLIDEVKKDVTKQFSEQVETLEKQLKKKNEEFTEAQKIYKEQSEAHNKTFSDQLKVRNEEFQKLQLTSAKQLEDIQKNFEEQQKQRLAEMESYKKEIAVLHEKNVRSAINEKTASLQISLETLKQENTRLNHEARNSNTDYVKIIIAFVLALIIGFVLAKLL, translated from the coding sequence ATGGAGGACAACGAAGTATCTTATCCGGTCTATTCGCCGGCATCTGTAATAGGAATCTTCAGTAATGCACTGAAGCTGAACGCAACGGTCAATCTGATCTATCTGAAAGGTAGATATGCTTTTGGTGGTGGCAAACCTTACGGAAACTATTATTACGATCTTTTGTTCTCAGAAGGTGATCATACTTCGATTGGCATTCGCATTTCTTCGTTGTTAAGAAGCAAGATCACCAATAATGAGATCTATACCCTCAGAGGGTTTATAGAAAAGAGCATCAAGAACTCATCCATAGAGCTGCGTTTTGTGGTAGATGAGATCGTTCAACAGGAAGAACGATCTATATCAGAGGAAGAGCTGCAAAAATATACGCTCATCCAGAAAAAACTTGAGGTTGGATCGAAGGACCTTGAGACGCTAATCAGAGATAAGATGCTCAAAGATGAAAAGATCAAGGTCGCCAATATCTATGGTAATAATGCCATCGTACAAAAAGACTTTTCAGAAGGGTTGGACGTTTCATCACCGTATTTTGATATTGATAACTACAGCTGCAACATCACATCGCCAACAGCCATCATTGCTAGACTGAAAGAAATTTCAGCTTTGGATCACGATATTGTTGCATTGGTAAGGGGAGGAGGTGACCGTCAGAGTATGGAAACCTTTAATGACCTGACCTTATCCGAATTATTCATAGAGATGAAACCGGTAACGGTGACTGCCATCGGTCATACGGTCGATGAAACATTATTGGATAAGCTGGCTGACAAACGCTTTCATCTGCCCCACGATTATGGTGCGGGATTGCATACCATTGCAGAGAAGCTATCTCACGAAAGATCCAATTCGAGGGCTCTGCTTATCGATGAGGTGAAAAAAGATGTGACGAAGCAGTTTTCAGAACAGGTGGAAACTTTGGAAAAGCAGCTTAAGAAGAAAAATGAGGAATTCACCGAGGCTCAGAAAATATATAAGGAGCAGAGCGAAGCCCACAACAAGACCTTTTCAGATCAACTTAAGGTCAGGAACGAAGAGTTTCAGAAACTTCAGTTGACATCTGCGAAACAACTTGAGGATATTCAGAAAAACTTTGAGGAACAACAGAAGCAGCGTCTTGCGGAAATGGAGAGCTACAAAAAAGAGATCGCTGTTCTGCACGAAAAGAACGTTCGGTCTGCTATCAATGAAAAAACCGCCTCCCTACAGATTAGCCTAGAAACATTGAAACAGGAAAATACCAGATTGAATCATGAGGCCAGGAACAGCAATACGGATTATGTGAAAATCATTATTGCATTTGTTCTGGCACTTATTATTGGATTTGTGTTGGCAAAGCTTTTATAA
- a CDS encoding FMN-dependent NADH-azoreductase — MKQLLHIMSSPKTKNSASRKLGQIVIEKIKEKYSDLQITEYDLALNKIAHLDEDHIEAFFTPAEIQTETHRHSLEQSDQAIEDLLKAEIILIEAPMYNWNIPSTLKTYFDQIARAKLTFQYTGEGLLPEGLLKDKKAYIVTSSGGIYSKGELEPYDFTTNYIRFFLNLLGIEVANVFRVEGQAIFGSENAMFKAIESVVIDDQL, encoded by the coding sequence ATGAAACAGTTATTGCACATTATGTCAAGTCCGAAAACTAAAAATTCTGCAAGCAGAAAATTGGGTCAGATAGTGATTGAAAAGATCAAAGAAAAATATTCTGATTTACAGATTACTGAATATGACCTTGCACTAAATAAAATAGCACATTTGGACGAAGACCATATTGAAGCATTTTTTACGCCTGCAGAAATTCAAACAGAAACACACAGACATTCTTTAGAGCAGTCAGACCAGGCAATTGAAGATCTTTTAAAAGCTGAAATTATTTTGATTGAGGCTCCTATGTACAATTGGAATATTCCCAGTACGTTAAAGACATACTTCGATCAGATAGCACGAGCTAAACTAACTTTCCAATATACTGGTGAAGGCTTGTTGCCAGAGGGTCTGCTCAAAGATAAAAAAGCATACATCGTTACTTCATCCGGCGGGATCTATTCTAAAGGTGAACTGGAACCTTACGATTTTACAACAAATTACATTCGTTTTTTTCTGAACCTTCTAGGAATAGAGGTCGCCAATGTTTTTCGTGTAGAAGGGCAAGCAATTTTTGGATCTGAGAATGCTATGTTTAAAGCAATTGAAAGCGTGGTGATCGATGATCAATTATAA
- a CDS encoding winged helix-turn-helix transcriptional regulator, giving the protein MEAIDKQLAFTKIECADNLSAVEDAIYVLGGKWKLRIIVALVSGYHRFNEIQRAVKGISPRVLSNELKILELNGLVKRKVDSENFPVLVEYVPTDYAETLKELVSMLGNWGVNHKKRISSEI; this is encoded by the coding sequence ATGGAAGCAATTGATAAACAGCTGGCTTTTACAAAAATTGAATGTGCAGACAATCTTTCAGCAGTTGAAGATGCGATCTATGTATTGGGAGGCAAATGGAAGCTTAGAATCATAGTTGCTTTGGTAAGTGGTTATCATCGTTTTAATGAGATCCAGCGTGCTGTCAAAGGGATCTCTCCAAGGGTTTTGTCAAACGAACTGAAAATATTGGAACTTAATGGTCTGGTAAAAAGAAAGGTTGATTCGGAAAATTTTCCGGTATTGGTCGAATATGTACCAACTGACTATGCAGAAACACTAAAAGAGTTGGTGTCTATGCTTGGCAATTGGGGTGTTAATCATAAAAAACGGATATCGTCGGAGATTTAA
- a CDS encoding cation diffusion facilitator family transporter, with the protein MANNRKSIYSALAANLLIALTKFIAGAFTNSSSMISEGIHSTVDTTNQLLLLYGLRRSKKPADEYHPFGYGKELYFWSFVVSILIFGLGGALSIYQGILHILKPELMKDPFWNYIVLVLSLIFEGTSLYIAVKEFNKTRNGLKWWDAIIKSKDPSSFLVVFEDGAAVAGLIVVMVLMGISHTFQIPELDGLASIIVGLILVFVSFILARESRSLLMGEGIAPETREKIAKLAEEDIAVVKTKNILSTYQSPEEVVLMLIIDFEDHLDTEEITEAIKRIRENIKREFPLVHFVIIQPE; encoded by the coding sequence ATGGCCAATAATCGTAAATCAATTTATAGTGCACTTGCTGCCAACCTTTTGATCGCGTTGACAAAGTTTATTGCAGGTGCTTTCACCAATAGCTCTTCCATGATCTCTGAAGGGATCCACTCCACTGTTGATACCACAAACCAACTGCTATTGCTGTATGGATTGAGAAGAAGCAAAAAGCCGGCAGATGAATACCACCCTTTCGGCTACGGCAAGGAATTGTACTTTTGGTCTTTTGTTGTTTCTATACTGATATTTGGTCTTGGTGGTGCACTATCCATCTACCAGGGAATCTTACATATTCTGAAACCTGAATTGATGAAAGATCCGTTCTGGAATTATATCGTATTGGTACTTTCACTCATTTTCGAAGGCACTTCTCTATATATTGCCGTTAAAGAATTCAACAAAACCCGTAACGGGCTGAAATGGTGGGATGCGATCATCAAAAGCAAAGACCCCTCAAGCTTTCTAGTAGTCTTTGAAGATGGTGCCGCAGTGGCAGGTCTAATTGTAGTAATGGTATTGATGGGAATAAGTCATACCTTCCAAATACCTGAACTTGACGGGCTTGCCTCGATCATTGTAGGATTGATACTGGTTTTTGTCTCTTTTATTCTGGCCAGAGAGAGCAGAAGCTTATTGATGGGTGAAGGAATAGCACCGGAAACGAGAGAGAAAATCGCAAAATTGGCTGAAGAGGATATTGCTGTTGTCAAAACAAAAAACATATTATCTACCTACCAGTCACCTGAGGAAGTTGTACTAATGCTCATTATCGATTTTGAAGACCATCTTGATACCGAAGAGATCACTGAGGCTATTAAGCGTATTCGTGAAAATATAAAAAGAGAATTTCCATTGGTTCATTTTGTCATCATTCAGCCGGAATAA
- a CDS encoding winged helix-turn-helix transcriptional regulator, protein MAISDTMEILNGKWKMSIIACLCYKPMRYSELLKEVKGISGKMLSRELKDLEINELIDRHVLNTASVAVEYQITDYGKSLQQLTNTIADWGFIHRKRIISGMKKKMESKL, encoded by the coding sequence TTGGCGATCAGTGATACAATGGAAATTTTAAACGGGAAATGGAAAATGTCCATTATTGCCTGTCTTTGCTACAAACCGATGCGGTACTCTGAATTGCTGAAAGAGGTTAAAGGTATTTCCGGCAAGATGCTCAGTCGTGAGTTGAAAGATCTGGAAATTAATGAATTGATCGACCGTCATGTCCTGAACACGGCATCTGTTGCTGTGGAATATCAAATAACTGATTACGGAAAATCACTTCAACAGCTCACGAACACCATCGCAGACTGGGGCTTTATCCATCGAAAACGTATCATATCGGGAATGAAGAAAAAAATGGAAAGCAAATTGTAG